A window of the Xiashengella succiniciproducens genome harbors these coding sequences:
- a CDS encoding DNA topoisomerase IV subunit B has product MQEMIDNYSEESIQTLDWKEHIRRRPGMYIGKLGDGSYSDDGIYVLLKEVMDNSIDEFMMGYGKKIEVNIVDGKVSVRDFGRGIPLGKLVEVVSKMNTGAKYDSKAFKKSVGLNGVGVKAVNALSSEFAVKAFRDGEVRKADFVRGELINDFPIEKTNEPNGTYVEFTPDGDIFGSYGFKEEFVENLLKNYTFLNSGLTIVYNGTPIVSKNGLLDLLEEKMTEPGIYAPIHLKGEDLEIAMTHAEQYGEEYYTFVNGQHTTQGGTHLIAFREAVVKTIREFYNKNFDVADIRQGMVAAVSIKIEEPVFESQTKTKLGSKDMSPDGVSVRNFVHDFIKKHLDNYLHKHPEVAEIMLRKIQDSEKERKAISGIQKLARERAKKVSLHNKKLRDCRIHYNSNAERKLESAIFITEGDSASGSITKARDVVTQAVFSLKGKPLNSYGLSRKVVYENEEFNLLQAALNIEEGMESLRYNYVIIATDADVDGMHIRLLLITFFLQFFPELIKNGHLYILQTPLFRVRNKKETRYCYTDEEKQRAIKELGPNPEITRFKGLGEISPDEFKYFIGKDMRLERVRMKKEDSSKDLLEFYMGKNTMSRQNFIIENLIVDEEML; this is encoded by the coding sequence ATGCAGGAAATGATTGATAACTATTCGGAAGAGTCCATTCAGACCCTTGATTGGAAGGAACACATACGTCGTCGCCCGGGTATGTATATCGGGAAGCTGGGAGACGGATCTTACAGTGATGACGGTATTTATGTGCTTCTCAAGGAGGTGATGGACAACTCCATTGATGAGTTTATGATGGGATACGGCAAGAAGATAGAGGTCAACATCGTGGACGGGAAGGTCTCGGTGCGAGACTTCGGACGCGGTATTCCCCTGGGCAAGCTTGTTGAGGTAGTATCCAAGATGAACACCGGAGCCAAGTACGACAGCAAGGCATTCAAGAAATCAGTTGGATTGAACGGTGTCGGTGTGAAGGCCGTAAATGCCCTCTCGTCTGAGTTTGCTGTCAAGGCATTCAGAGATGGAGAGGTTAGAAAGGCTGACTTTGTTAGGGGAGAGCTTATCAACGACTTCCCGATCGAGAAAACAAATGAACCCAACGGTACCTATGTAGAATTTACTCCCGATGGTGATATTTTCGGCAGCTACGGATTTAAGGAAGAGTTTGTCGAGAATCTTCTTAAGAACTATACCTTCCTCAACTCGGGACTTACAATAGTATATAACGGAACTCCCATAGTTTCCAAGAATGGATTGCTCGATCTGCTTGAAGAGAAGATGACAGAACCAGGCATCTATGCCCCCATCCATCTCAAGGGTGAAGACCTGGAGATTGCGATGACTCATGCAGAACAATATGGAGAGGAGTACTATACCTTCGTAAATGGCCAGCACACCACTCAGGGTGGAACCCACCTGATAGCATTCAGAGAGGCTGTTGTCAAGACCATCAGGGAATTTTACAACAAAAACTTTGACGTGGCTGATATACGTCAAGGTATGGTTGCTGCAGTCAGTATCAAGATAGAAGAGCCGGTATTCGAATCCCAGACAAAGACAAAACTGGGATCCAAGGATATGTCGCCCGACGGAGTATCTGTGCGTAACTTCGTACACGACTTCATAAAAAAACATCTTGACAACTACCTGCACAAGCATCCTGAAGTGGCAGAAATCATGCTACGCAAGATCCAGGATTCTGAAAAGGAAAGAAAGGCAATATCAGGAATTCAGAAGCTGGCCCGTGAACGCGCCAAAAAGGTAAGCCTACATAATAAAAAACTGCGCGACTGCCGTATTCACTACAATTCAAATGCAGAGCGCAAATTGGAATCAGCAATCTTTATCACTGAGGGTGACTCTGCGAGTGGATCTATTACCAAAGCCCGCGATGTTGTCACTCAGGCGGTGTTTTCCCTCAAGGGAAAACCCCTTAACTCCTATGGGCTAAGCCGGAAGGTCGTGTATGAGAACGAAGAGTTCAACCTCCTACAGGCTGCGCTTAACATTGAAGAGGGTATGGAATCATTGCGTTACAATTATGTAATCATAGCAACTGATGCCGACGTGGATGGTATGCACATACGCCTGCTGCTTATTACCTTCTTCCTCCAGTTCTTCCCAGAGCTTATCAAGAACGGTCACTTATACATACTACAGACCCCTCTTTTCAGGGTAAGAAATAAGAAGGAGACCAGGTATTGCTATACCGATGAGGAAAAGCAAAGGGCTATCAAGGAACTGGGACCCAATCCTGAGATTACCCGATTCAAAGGTCTTGGTGAGATCTCTCCTGATGAGTTCAAGTATTTTATAGGCAAGGATATGCGCCTCGAAAGAGTTCGCATGAAGAAGGAGGACTCATCAAAGGATCTGCTTGAATTCTATATGGGTAAGAACACTATGAGCAGGCAAAACTTTATCATCGAGAACCTCATTGTTGATGAGGAAATGTTATAA